From Ruminococcus sp. HUN007, a single genomic window includes:
- a CDS encoding AAA family ATPase, with translation MEIKRDRYLRQIIGFMWDGQVKVITGIRRCGKSFLLNTLFKKYLLKQDVPADNIISVELDLTKDINDKGYQIP, from the coding sequence ATGGAGATCAAAAGAGACAGATATCTTCGTCAGATCATAGGATTTATGTGGGACGGTCAAGTTAAGGTCATAACCGGTATCCGTCGCTGTGGGAAGTCTTTTTTATTGAACACCTTATTCAAGAAATATCTGCTGAAACAAGACGTCCCTGCTGACAATATCATATCTGTAGAACTCGATCTGACAAAGGATATCAATGACAAAGGATATCAAATACCGTGA
- a CDS encoding ATP-binding protein, with protein sequence MTKDIKYRDPLVLAEYVRSKVEGNDGQFYLFVDEIQMSDEVKNPYNPDGKKITFYDAMNDLRSLPNLDVYVTGSNSKMLSRDILTEFRGRSDEIQVHPLSFAEYYSAVGGDKEDAFEEYAFYGGMPLVLLRPDDTAKANYLSSLFTEVYIKDIIERKKIEREDILGMLLDLLSSSVGSLTNPKKIADTLRSKTGDNISQNTISSYISHLEDAFLFSEAKRYDVKGRKYFEYPYKYYCEDLGLRNARIGFRQQEMTHIMENIIYNELIVRGFSVDVGVVYANEKNPSGSYTRTAREIDFVATRGGKKVYIQSALALPDETKTEQELRPFSLTGDSFPKIIVRRDIRKKWYDDNGVLNIGISEFLLDENSI encoded by the coding sequence ATGACAAAGGATATCAAATACCGTGATCCACTTGTGCTGGCAGAATATGTTCGCAGCAAAGTCGAAGGTAATGACGGACAATTCTATCTGTTCGTTGATGAAATACAGATGTCAGACGAAGTAAAGAACCCATACAATCCCGATGGCAAGAAGATCACTTTCTATGACGCTATGAACGATCTGCGCTCATTGCCTAACCTTGACGTGTATGTAACAGGCAGCAACTCAAAGATGCTTTCCAGAGATATTCTGACTGAATTCCGTGGTCGCAGTGACGAAATACAGGTTCATCCGCTCAGTTTTGCTGAGTATTACTCTGCTGTGGGCGGAGACAAAGAGGACGCTTTTGAAGAATACGCATTCTACGGTGGTATGCCTCTCGTCCTGTTGCGTCCAGATGATACAGCAAAAGCAAACTACCTCTCCTCCCTGTTCACAGAGGTATATATCAAGGATATTATAGAACGAAAGAAGATCGAGCGTGAAGACATTCTCGGTATGCTCCTCGATCTGCTCAGTTCGTCGGTAGGCTCACTGACCAATCCAAAGAAAATTGCTGATACCTTGCGTTCAAAAACTGGTGATAACATTTCACAGAATACTATATCCTCATATATCTCACATTTGGAAGATGCTTTTCTTTTCAGTGAAGCCAAGCGTTACGATGTTAAGGGACGCAAATATTTTGAGTACCCATACAAGTATTACTGCGAAGACCTCGGGCTGAGAAACGCGCGTATCGGCTTCAGGCAACAGGAAATGACCCACATTATGGAGAATATCATTTACAACGAACTTATCGTCAGAGGTTTCTCGGTAGATGTAGGCGTGGTTTATGCCAACGAAAAGAACCCATCCGGCAGCTACACAAGAACTGCGCGAGAGATAGATTTCGTAGCAACCAGGGGTGGTAAGAAGGTATATATCCAATCAGCACTGGCTCTTCCCGACGAAACCAAGACCGAACAAGAGCTTCGTCCGTTTTCACTAACAGGCGATTCATTTCCAAAGATCATCGTTCGCAGGGATATCCGAAAAAAGTGGTATGATGATAACGGTGTACTGAATATCGGAATAAGTGAGTTTTTACTTGATGAAAATTCAATATAA